A single region of the Plantactinospora soyae genome encodes:
- a CDS encoding ABC transporter permease, with protein MSTAAPALPTSSAAPGRRRRPGRTLRHAGTLAWRAILKIRRDPQQLIDVTLSPILFVTMFVLLFGGAISGGATGGGDRQDYLLFVLPGIMAQAIVLASMGTGVNLATDITRGIFDRFRSLPIARSAPLTGLILGDVVRQLVALAVVILYGVILGFRFQTGVLAVLAGCGLIMLFSFALGWIWAYLGLLVRSPQGVQGTVFLVAFPLTFASNIFVPAGTLPGWLQAWVEVNPVSQLADTARGLMIGGPVAGPLWPTLAWIAGMVLLFGPLAVTKYRLST; from the coding sequence ATGTCCACCGCCGCACCCGCGCTGCCGACGTCGTCCGCCGCACCCGGCCGGCGCCGCCGACCGGGCCGTACGCTGCGGCACGCCGGCACCCTCGCCTGGCGGGCGATACTCAAGATCCGTCGTGACCCACAACAGCTGATCGACGTCACACTGTCGCCGATCCTCTTCGTCACGATGTTCGTGCTGCTCTTCGGGGGCGCGATCAGCGGCGGCGCGACCGGCGGCGGCGATCGCCAGGACTACCTGCTGTTCGTGCTGCCCGGCATCATGGCGCAGGCGATCGTACTGGCCAGCATGGGTACCGGGGTCAACCTCGCCACCGACATCACCCGGGGCATCTTCGACCGGTTCCGGAGCCTGCCGATCGCCCGGTCCGCCCCGCTGACCGGACTGATCCTCGGCGACGTGGTTCGCCAACTGGTCGCCCTCGCCGTGGTGATCCTGTACGGCGTGATCCTCGGCTTCCGGTTCCAGACCGGGGTGCTCGCGGTACTCGCCGGATGCGGGCTGATCATGCTCTTCTCGTTCGCGCTCGGCTGGATCTGGGCGTACCTCGGACTGCTGGTCAGGTCGCCGCAGGGCGTACAGGGGACGGTGTTCCTGGTCGCGTTTCCGCTCACCTTCGCCAGCAACATCTTCGTACCGGCCGGAACGCTGCCGGGCTGGTTGCAGGCGTGGGTGGAGGTCAATCCGGTGTCCCAACTCGCCGACACCGCGCGTGGGCTGATGATCGGCGGCCCGGTGGCCGGTCCACTCTGGCCGACGCTGGCCTGGATCGCGGGCATGGTGCTGCTCTTCGGACCGCTCGCGGTGACGAAGTACCGGCTCAGCACCTGA
- a CDS encoding AfsR/SARP family transcriptional regulator, with translation MRIGLLGPLVVVGDDGRTVDVNGDRLRRLLIRLALDAGRSVTADALIDAVWGGTRSAGAANALQTLVFRLRRVLPEPARLGARSGAYRLDLAPEQLDSVEFERLTAAGVEAVAAGETTVAAKLLDEALALWRGPAFADVADADFVQAPAARLADLRLTAVEERIAADLQRGGGADVVARCAELTAAHPLRERPYGLLMRALRDTGRPGEALRAYQQLRRTLAEELGVDPSAELAALHTTILRAGSGPRGNLRAPLTSFVGRDADVARLTGLLAGSRLVTLVGPGGVGKTRLATETARAYAGRAPDGGWLVELAPVRQPEEVTRALAEALRLRVTSGPGGGGDLLGRLLEALADKRMLLVLDNCEHLVEECARLADALLGGCPELRILATSREPLAITGETLCPVAPLGSPPGAAPPARALDFPAVRLFADRAAAVRPEFAVTPATAPDVVQICRRLDGLPLAIELATARLRTLSVDQVAARLGDRFRLLTGGSRVALPRHRTLRAVVEWSWGLLGGDEQRLARWFSVFLDGATIDTVEAVCADTSAETEIPAVLETLGGLVDKSLVTFADGRYRMLETIRDYATERLADAGEADRARSAHAAYFLRLAETADPALRGPDQVYWLDRLGADRENLTAALRWAVDSADAPTAVRLAAALCRFWSLRSAHDEAATWLAQCLAVPGTTPSRPRAVALAYHALFQIRPGELAGSRAALAEAEALDGLADPFVALAGPLSAVYVDDDALAWSRLPPLLEHPDPWARAIGLALRGSLRAKRGDTDAAEQDYAGALAGFRAVGDRWGSGIAVAGLADSSALRGEHHAAIGHLEEALRLATELGARDDSTHTSLRLSLLRCRAGDLAGARADLDRAAHEAHLVGFPARQVLLSLGEAELARRGGDLATAERAYRTAVEALTGGGRQVVRAELRAPGLLGLALTAIARGNLVVAREHVRELLSVVTPGRHRPSLSGAGEALAAIALAEDDPATAAYLLGLAEAIRGVPARGDPDVAATMDSVRAALGDDYPAAHTAGARRSVDEAIAILGERAVGSKP, from the coding sequence GTGCGGATCGGGCTGCTCGGGCCGCTGGTCGTCGTCGGGGACGACGGCCGGACCGTCGACGTCAACGGCGACCGGCTGCGCCGGCTGCTGATCCGGCTCGCCCTGGACGCCGGCCGGTCGGTGACCGCCGATGCCCTGATCGACGCCGTCTGGGGCGGGACCCGGTCGGCGGGCGCGGCCAACGCGTTGCAGACCCTGGTGTTCCGGCTGCGCCGGGTGCTGCCGGAGCCGGCCCGACTCGGCGCCCGGTCCGGCGCCTACCGGCTCGATCTCGCGCCCGAGCAGCTCGACTCGGTCGAGTTCGAACGGCTCACGGCGGCCGGTGTCGAGGCGGTCGCCGCCGGCGAGACCACGGTGGCGGCGAAGCTGCTGGACGAGGCGCTGGCGCTGTGGCGGGGGCCGGCGTTCGCCGACGTGGCCGACGCCGACTTCGTACAGGCGCCGGCGGCCCGGCTCGCCGACCTGCGGCTGACCGCCGTCGAGGAACGGATAGCGGCGGATCTCCAGCGTGGCGGCGGTGCCGACGTGGTGGCCCGGTGCGCCGAACTGACCGCCGCGCATCCGCTGCGCGAGCGGCCGTACGGGCTGTTGATGCGGGCGCTGCGGGACACCGGCCGGCCGGGCGAGGCGCTGCGGGCGTACCAGCAGCTGCGTCGGACCCTCGCCGAGGAGCTGGGCGTCGACCCGTCCGCCGAACTGGCGGCGCTGCACACCACGATCCTGCGCGCCGGAAGTGGCCCACGCGGGAATCTGCGTGCCCCGCTGACCAGCTTCGTCGGCCGGGACGCGGACGTGGCCCGGCTGACCGGGCTGCTGGCGGGGAGCCGGCTGGTCACCCTGGTCGGGCCGGGCGGGGTCGGCAAGACCCGGCTGGCCACCGAGACCGCCCGGGCCTACGCCGGCCGCGCACCGGACGGTGGGTGGTTGGTCGAACTGGCCCCGGTACGCCAACCCGAGGAGGTGACCCGGGCGCTGGCCGAGGCGCTGCGGTTGCGCGTCACCTCGGGTCCCGGGGGCGGTGGTGACCTGCTGGGACGGCTGCTGGAGGCGCTGGCGGACAAGCGGATGCTGCTGGTGCTGGACAACTGCGAGCATCTCGTCGAGGAGTGCGCCCGGCTCGCCGACGCGCTGCTCGGCGGCTGTCCGGAGCTGCGGATCCTCGCCACCAGCCGGGAGCCGTTGGCGATCACCGGCGAGACGCTGTGCCCGGTCGCACCGCTGGGTTCGCCACCCGGTGCCGCCCCGCCGGCGCGGGCCCTGGACTTCCCGGCGGTACGCCTCTTCGCCGACCGGGCCGCCGCCGTACGGCCCGAGTTCGCGGTCACCCCGGCCACCGCGCCGGACGTGGTGCAGATCTGCCGCCGGCTCGACGGGCTGCCGCTCGCGATCGAACTGGCCACCGCGCGGCTGCGTACCCTGTCGGTGGACCAGGTCGCGGCCCGGCTCGGCGACCGGTTCCGCCTGCTCACCGGCGGCAGCCGGGTCGCCCTGCCCCGGCACCGCACCCTCCGGGCGGTGGTCGAGTGGAGCTGGGGCCTGCTCGGCGGGGACGAGCAGCGGCTGGCCCGCTGGTTCTCGGTCTTCCTCGACGGCGCCACGATCGACACCGTCGAGGCGGTCTGCGCGGACACCTCCGCCGAGACGGAGATCCCGGCGGTACTGGAGACCCTGGGCGGGCTCGTCGACAAGTCGCTGGTGACCTTCGCGGACGGCCGGTACCGGATGTTGGAGACCATCCGCGACTACGCCACCGAGCGGCTCGCCGACGCGGGCGAGGCCGACCGGGCCCGGTCGGCGCACGCGGCGTACTTCCTCCGGCTCGCCGAGACCGCGGACCCGGCGCTGCGCGGGCCCGACCAGGTGTACTGGCTGGACCGGCTGGGCGCCGACCGGGAGAACCTCACCGCCGCGCTGCGCTGGGCGGTCGACTCCGCCGACGCGCCGACGGCGGTACGGCTGGCCGCCGCGCTGTGCCGGTTCTGGTCGCTGCGCAGCGCCCACGACGAGGCGGCCACCTGGTTGGCGCAGTGTCTCGCCGTACCGGGTACGACACCGTCCCGGCCGCGGGCCGTCGCGCTGGCGTACCACGCGCTGTTCCAGATCAGGCCCGGCGAGCTGGCCGGCAGCCGGGCGGCGTTGGCCGAGGCGGAGGCGCTGGACGGGCTCGCCGACCCGTTCGTGGCGCTGGCCGGGCCGCTGTCGGCCGTGTACGTCGACGACGACGCTCTGGCCTGGTCCCGGCTGCCGCCGCTGCTGGAGCATCCCGACCCGTGGGCCCGGGCGATCGGGCTCGCACTGCGCGGGTCGCTGCGGGCGAAGCGCGGCGACACCGACGCGGCGGAGCAGGACTACGCCGGCGCGCTGGCCGGATTCCGCGCGGTCGGCGACCGGTGGGGGAGCGGCATCGCGGTCGCCGGGCTGGCCGACAGCAGCGCGTTGCGGGGCGAACACCACGCCGCGATCGGCCATCTGGAGGAGGCGCTGCGGCTCGCCACCGAGCTGGGCGCGCGCGACGACAGCACCCACACGTCCCTGCGGCTGAGCCTGCTGCGCTGCCGCGCCGGTGACCTGGCCGGGGCGCGGGCCGACCTCGACCGGGCGGCCCACGAGGCGCACCTGGTGGGCTTTCCCGCCCGGCAGGTACTGCTCAGCCTCGGCGAGGCCGAGCTGGCCCGGCGCGGCGGTGACCTGGCCACGGCCGAGCGGGCGTACCGGACCGCCGTCGAGGCGCTGACCGGCGGCGGCCGTCAGGTGGTACGGGCCGAACTGCGCGCACCGGGGCTGCTCGGGCTGGCGCTGACCGCGATCGCCCGGGGGAACCTGGTCGTGGCCCGGGAACACGTCCGCGAACTGCTGTCGGTGGTGACACCCGGGCGGCACCGGCCGAGCCTGTCCGGTGCCGGCGAGGCGTTGGCGGCGATCGCGCTCGCCGAGGACGATCCGGCCACGGCGGCGTACCTGCTCGGGCTGGCCGAGGCGATCCGGGGCGTACCGGCGCGGGGGGACCCCGACGTCGCGGCCACGATGGACTCGGTCCGGGCCGCGCTCGGGGACGACTATCCGGCGGCCCACACGGCCGGTGCGCGACGGTCGGTCGACGAGGCGATCGCCATCCTCGGCGAGCGGGCGGTCGGGTCGAAGCCGTAG